A genomic stretch from Puntigrus tetrazona isolate hp1 unplaced genomic scaffold, ASM1883169v1 S000000008, whole genome shotgun sequence includes:
- the LOC122332329 gene encoding myosin-IIIb-like isoform X2 has product MAGHANGRTDGVQSRGLDNSEEIQRTEFYHLHGRIWRSFYGLYPYKSSMIGLESLTDPSSDWDIVETIGKGTYGKVYKVINKKDGSQAAVKVLDPINDVDEEIEAEYNILRSLSNHPNVVKFFGMFYQADELSGGQLWLVLELCNGGSVTDLIKGLLMRGKRLEEPVISYILYGALLGLQHLHNNRIIHRDVKGNNILLTTDGGVKLVDFGVSAQLTSARLRRNTSVGTPFWMAPEVIACEQQYDYSYDARCDVWSLGITAIELADGDPPLAEMHPVKALFKIPR; this is encoded by the exons ATGGCGG GACATGCCAATGGAAGAACCGATGGGGTCCAAAGCAG AGGGCTGGATAACTCTGAGGAAATACAGAGGACAGAGTTTTATCATCTCCATGGCAGGAtatg GAGGTCTTTCTATGGACTGTATCCCTACAAGTCAAGCATGATCGGTCTGGAGTCACTGACAGATCCGTCTTCTGATTGGGACATTGTGGAAACAATTGGGAAAGGAACCTATGGCAAGGTCTACAAGGTCATCAATAAGAAAGATGGAAGTCAAGCAGCCGTGAAAGTTTTGGATCCCATTAAT GATGTGGATGAGGAGATTGAAGCCGAGTACAACATCCTGCGCTCGCTGTCCAATCATCCCAATGTGGTGAAGTTCTTTGGCATGTTCTACCAAGCAGACGAGCTCTCTGGAGGGCAGCTATGGCTTGTTTTGGAG TTGTGTAATGGGGGTTCAGTAACGGACCTGATAAAGGGTTTGCTGATGAGGGGAAAACGTCTTGAGGAGCCCGTCATCTCCTACATCCTGTATGGAGCACTTCTG GGTCTCCAGCATCTTCACAACAACAGAATAATCCACCGTGATGTGAAGGGCAACAACATCCTCCTCACCACAGACGGTGGAGTCAAACTGGTGGACTTCG GCGTCTCAGCTCAGCTGACGAGTGCCCGTCTACGCCGAAACACATCAGTGGGAACACCGTTCTGGATGGCTCCTGAG gtcaTAGCGTGTGAGCAGCAGTATGACTACTCGTACGACGCCCGCTGTGACGTGTGGTCTCTGGGCATCACTGCCATAGAGCTGGCGGACGGAGACCCGCCTCTGGCCGAGATGCACCCGGTCAAAGCGCTCTTCAAAATACCGAGGTGA